GCACTGGAAACCCGTTTGGTTGGCATCCGTTCAGCTCGGCACAATGCCGGGAAGGGACGACAAAAAGCCGCCGTGCTCCTTTCGGAACATCTGGCGGCCCTTGTATCGATACGGACGCGGTTTAGATCTGACCAAGCACGTTGAGGTCGTCGTTGGAAAGCAGACGGTCGAGATCGAGCAGGATGAGCAGACGATCCTGAAGCTTTCCGACACCGCTGATATATTCCGACTCCATCCCTGCCACAACGGGCGGCGGCGGCTCGACCGTGCTGGCGGGAATACGCAGCACTTCCGAAACCGAGTCCACAACAAAACCGACAATCATGTTATTGATTTCAATAACAATGATTCTCGTATGCTTGTCATGGGTCTTGGAAGTCAGACCAAAACGACGACGAAGGTCAATAATGGGAATAACCTTGCCGCGAAGGTTGATTACCCCTTCAACAAATTCAGGCGCACGGGGAACCTTGGTGATTTCCATGGTGCGGATTATCTCCTGCACCTTCAGAATATCAACCCCGAATTCTTCGTCGCCTATACTGAAGGTCACGAGCTGCAGAAGTTCGTCGTCCTGCTTTCTCTGCGCTTCACTCATTTCGCTACTCCTTCTAAGAAGTCTGCCCCGGAAAGAGGCCGAAACGTCCTGTTTCAATAGGTCAGTATGCAATGTACCGATATTGCGTACACATGGCAACTAGTTTGGACAAAACAGCCCCAACCAGCCATGATAATCGTCGAAACAAAAAGGGTTGTAAAAGGTGATAGGGTCGGATATTAGTATTGCGTCATTGCAGAGCGATGACAAAACCGCCCGTACGGCAAGGAGTCCCACTTTGATGGCGAACATTTTTCCCTATCCTGAGGATGCCCCGCTCCACATGCAGATAAAATCTCTTGGAGATGATGAGCTTCTT
This region of Desulfovibrio subterraneus genomic DNA includes:
- a CDS encoding chemotaxis protein CheW; the protein is MSEAQRKQDDELLQLVTFSIGDEEFGVDILKVQEIIRTMEITKVPRAPEFVEGVINLRGKVIPIIDLRRRFGLTSKTHDKHTRIIVIEINNMIVGFVVDSVSEVLRIPASTVEPPPPVVAGMESEYISGVGKLQDRLLILLDLDRLLSNDDLNVLGQI